The Rhodocytophaga rosea genome has a segment encoding these proteins:
- a CDS encoding gluconate 2-dehydrogenase subunit 3 family protein, giving the protein MDRREAIRRVAFLMGGTISAPALSGMLGGCKTNTKESAALESFTPEAKSLVAEIAETIIPETSTPGAKAAKVEEFIATMIQDCYPEKEQKVFFSGLEMVNKESQKAYERSFVELQPNERIEILKNVEKEAFAARDKQKDQKEKDPIFYFQFKELALLGYFTSEPGATKALAYVQIPGKYDGCVPLKSGQKAWAM; this is encoded by the coding sequence ATGGACCGTAGAGAAGCCATCCGACGAGTAGCCTTCCTCATGGGAGGTACCATCTCCGCCCCTGCCCTTTCAGGCATGCTGGGCGGTTGTAAAACCAATACTAAAGAGAGTGCTGCCCTTGAATCTTTTACCCCGGAAGCCAAAAGCCTGGTAGCCGAAATTGCCGAAACAATAATTCCAGAAACCAGTACTCCAGGAGCCAAAGCAGCCAAAGTGGAAGAATTTATTGCGACCATGATTCAGGATTGCTATCCGGAAAAAGAACAGAAAGTATTCTTCAGCGGACTGGAAATGGTTAATAAAGAAAGCCAGAAGGCTTACGAACGTTCCTTTGTAGAACTACAACCCAATGAGCGCATAGAAATTTTGAAGAATGTGGAAAAAGAAGCCTTCGCCGCCCGCGACAAGCAAAAAGACCAGAAAGAAAAAGATCCAATTTTCTATTTCCAGTTTAAAGAACTCGCTTTACTCGGTTACTTTACATCCGAACCCGGGGCTACCAAAGCACTGGCATACGTACAGATTCCTGGTAAGTATGATGGCTGTGTACCTTTGAAATCCGGCCAGAAAGCCTGGGCTATGTAA
- a CDS encoding FAD-dependent oxidoreductase, whose product MNLNIKAKEQNTYDAIVVGSGVSGGWAAKELTEKGLKVLMLERGKPLEHVTGYETAMKHPWEFAHRGRITEKQKETHPYLKRDYPYNETNASYWINDLDYPYTEVKDKRFDWFRGDIVGGKSIMWGRQSYRLGDTDFEANLKDGIAVDWPVRYKDLAPWYDYVEKFAGISGQKEGLEQLPDGQFLPPMEFNCIEKEVKKGIESNFKGRKLTIGRVANLTQPIHGRGSCQYRNLCSRGCPYGAYFSTQASTLPAAMKTGNLTVRPHSAVNSVIYDEQKGKATGVKVIDTQSGEMMEFYSKIIFLNASTLGTTFVLLNSTSNRFPNGLGNSSEQLGHNLMDHHFRIGAAGEYDGFQDQYYDGRRANGIYIPRYRNLGGEKRDYIRGFGYQGSGSRENWQRGVAEMGFGADFKDSLSLPGKWRMGMTGFGECLPYYENKVTLNKEVKDKWGQPTLSIECEFKENEKKMRVDMMNDAAEMLEAAGLKNVQTYDNGSYPGMAIHELGTARMGRDPKTSVLNAFNQMHDVKNVFVTDGAAMTSAACQNPSLTYMALTARAADYAVKELKRMNIS is encoded by the coding sequence ATGAATCTGAATATAAAAGCCAAAGAGCAAAATACTTATGATGCCATTGTGGTAGGGTCTGGGGTAAGTGGAGGCTGGGCAGCCAAAGAATTAACTGAGAAAGGGTTAAAAGTACTGATGCTGGAACGCGGTAAACCTCTGGAACACGTTACCGGCTATGAAACAGCCATGAAACATCCCTGGGAATTTGCTCACCGGGGGCGCATCACCGAAAAGCAAAAAGAAACCCATCCTTATCTCAAACGCGATTATCCCTACAACGAAACCAACGCCAGTTACTGGATCAATGATCTCGATTATCCCTATACGGAAGTGAAAGATAAGCGCTTCGACTGGTTTCGGGGAGATATTGTGGGCGGCAAATCCATTATGTGGGGCCGGCAATCCTACAGGCTGGGCGATACTGATTTTGAAGCCAACCTAAAAGATGGCATTGCCGTTGACTGGCCGGTCCGCTACAAAGACTTGGCGCCCTGGTACGATTATGTAGAAAAATTCGCCGGGATCAGTGGCCAGAAAGAGGGCCTGGAACAATTGCCAGACGGGCAGTTTTTGCCTCCTATGGAATTCAATTGTATAGAAAAGGAAGTGAAGAAAGGCATTGAATCTAATTTTAAAGGCCGCAAACTAACCATTGGCCGGGTAGCCAACCTTACCCAACCCATTCATGGCAGGGGTTCTTGCCAGTACCGCAACCTGTGCAGCCGGGGTTGTCCGTATGGTGCTTATTTTAGTACACAGGCTTCTACCCTGCCAGCGGCCATGAAAACCGGCAATCTTACGGTACGTCCTCATTCGGCAGTAAACTCTGTCATTTATGATGAGCAAAAAGGCAAAGCAACCGGTGTAAAAGTAATTGATACCCAATCCGGAGAAATGATGGAGTTTTATTCCAAGATCATTTTCCTGAATGCATCTACCTTAGGCACTACTTTCGTTCTGTTAAATTCTACGTCAAACCGCTTCCCCAATGGCTTGGGCAATTCCAGTGAACAGCTTGGCCATAACCTGATGGATCACCATTTCCGCATTGGCGCTGCCGGTGAGTACGATGGTTTCCAGGACCAGTATTATGATGGCCGCCGGGCAAACGGTATTTATATACCCCGGTATCGCAATCTTGGGGGTGAAAAACGGGATTATATCCGTGGTTTTGGGTATCAGGGTAGTGGCAGCAGGGAAAACTGGCAGCGGGGTGTGGCTGAAATGGGCTTTGGTGCTGATTTTAAAGATTCTCTCAGCCTGCCGGGAAAATGGCGCATGGGTATGACTGGTTTTGGTGAATGTTTGCCTTACTACGAAAACAAAGTAACGCTAAACAAAGAGGTGAAAGATAAATGGGGTCAGCCTACCTTAAGCATTGAATGTGAGTTTAAGGAAAATGAGAAAAAGATGCGGGTGGATATGATGAACGATGCTGCAGAGATGCTCGAAGCAGCCGGCCTAAAAAATGTACAAACCTATGATAATGGCTCTTATCCGGGTATGGCCATTCACGAACTGGGTACCGCCAGAATGGGCAGAGATCCGAAAACTTCCGTACTCAATGCATTTAATCAGATGCACGATGTAAAGAACGTGTTTGTTACGGATGGAGCCGCCATGACATCTGCTGCCTGCCAGAATCCATCTCTTACCTATATGGCCCTTACTGCCCGTGCTGCCGATTATGCCGTGAAAGAGCTTAAGCGCATGAATATTTCATAG
- a CDS encoding DUF418 domain-containing protein yields MYDNFTIDPFVNFIQDSPITLVSCFGKILLGFWLGQIDFFAHPQRFNRMMNWWIWLGSTIGIASSVGFWAITTGQLELELSSAWLIFIIAGGLVFQSLLYISLFVKLFQVPRLQRLFMIFAPVGKMTLTNYLMQTIFCLLIFYYWTHGTALFGKITITETYLIAIAIYVVQVLYSNLWLQYFSHGPVEWLWWKLAYRNVKGSIVSIPS; encoded by the coding sequence TTGTATGACAATTTTACCATCGATCCCTTTGTAAACTTTATTCAGGACTCGCCTATTACGCTGGTTTCCTGCTTTGGAAAGATACTGTTGGGTTTCTGGCTTGGGCAGATTGATTTTTTTGCTCATCCGCAGCGATTTAATCGTATGATGAACTGGTGGATCTGGCTTGGAAGTACCATTGGTATTGCGAGTAGTGTTGGTTTCTGGGCGATTACTACTGGCCAGCTGGAACTGGAATTATCTTCTGCCTGGCTGATATTTATTATTGCCGGAGGACTAGTGTTTCAGAGTTTGCTATACATTTCCTTGTTTGTAAAGCTATTCCAGGTCCCACGTTTGCAAAGACTGTTTATGATATTTGCTCCGGTGGGAAAAATGACGCTTACCAATTATCTGATGCAAACCATCTTCTGTTTACTTATTTTCTATTATTGGACCCATGGAACAGCACTTTTTGGTAAGATTACTATAACTGAAACCTATTTGATTGCTATAGCGATTTATGTAGTTCAGGTCCTGTATAGTAATTTATGGCTACAATATTTCTCTCATGGCCCGGTAGAATGGCTATGGTGGAAACTGGCGTACAGGAATGTAAAAGGTAGTATTGTTAGTATACCTTCATAA
- a CDS encoding helix-turn-helix domain-containing protein encodes MSGKLGNLIKKAMVIYRITLSAEERRILSSWINKGSRKAKDIQKAYVLLASDETTGRQSETELAETYKLSTRSVERIRKCFCEQGMGMFDKKTRKLRSDKKIDGKVEAHLLALVCSEPPQGQAKWKLQLLADRLVELKVIDSISHTSVASLLKKMSLSLG; translated from the coding sequence ATGTCAGGTAAATTAGGTAATTTGATCAAAAAAGCCATGGTCATTTATCGAATTACCCTCAGTGCTGAAGAAAGAAGGATCTTAAGTAGTTGGATAAATAAAGGCAGCCGAAAGGCCAAAGATATTCAAAAAGCCTATGTGCTGTTAGCCAGCGATGAAACAACAGGCAGGCAAAGTGAGACTGAGTTGGCAGAAACTTATAAATTATCTACCAGAAGTGTGGAGCGTATCCGTAAGTGTTTTTGTGAGCAGGGCATGGGCATGTTTGATAAGAAAACAAGAAAATTAAGAAGCGACAAAAAGATAGATGGGAAGGTAGAAGCGCATCTGCTGGCATTAGTCTGTAGTGAGCCGCCTCAAGGACAGGCAAAATGGAAACTGCAACTGCTGGCAGACAGATTAGTAGAACTCAAGGTGATTGACTCCATTTCCCATACGAGTGTGGCAAGCCTGTTAAAAAAAATGAGCTTAAGCCTTGGCTGA
- a CDS encoding IS630 family transposase, whose amino-acid sequence MWVIPPKQNAGFVYQMEKVISVYERPYDEKQLLVTLDESPKQLIESKHFIGKDGKQYQDSIYTRHGVRDIYMVFEPLAGKRYCFVEQNHNRFTWVKILSRLLDTTYKACEKITLVEDNLSAHKPSAFYELYQPEKAKAYLDRIEFIFTPAHGSWLNMAEIELSVLQRDCLDRHIATEDELIKQLSAWQESRNNKAVKANWQFTNQDARVKLKKLYPTI is encoded by the coding sequence ATGTGGGTGATCCCCCCTAAACAAAATGCAGGGTTTGTTTATCAAATGGAAAAAGTGATTTCAGTCTATGAAAGGCCATATGATGAAAAGCAGCTGCTGGTCACTTTGGATGAATCACCCAAACAACTTATTGAAAGCAAACACTTCATAGGCAAAGATGGAAAACAGTATCAGGACAGTATCTATACAAGACATGGAGTGCGTGATATCTATATGGTCTTTGAGCCATTAGCCGGTAAACGATATTGTTTTGTGGAGCAAAACCACAACCGTTTCACCTGGGTAAAGATTCTAAGCCGGTTGTTGGATACTACTTACAAAGCATGCGAGAAAATCACTTTAGTAGAGGATAACTTGTCGGCTCACAAACCAAGTGCTTTTTATGAACTTTATCAACCTGAGAAAGCTAAAGCGTATTTAGACAGGATAGAGTTTATCTTTACCCCGGCTCATGGCAGTTGGCTCAATATGGCAGAAATAGAGCTATCAGTGTTACAAAGAGATTGCCTTGACAGGCACATTGCCACAGAGGATGAGTTAATAAAACAGCTAAGCGCCTGGCAGGAGAGCAGAAATAACAAAGCAGTAAAAGCTAATTGGCAGTTCACCAATCAAGATGCCAGGGTTAAACTCAAAAAACTATACCCGACTATTTAA
- a CDS encoding DUF418 domain-containing protein, whose product MTPSVTLENSSRLQLIDALRGFALLGIILANIPYPNEISSIYRESRLMVGSAQTDQFLRTAVSFFIDKKFITIFSILFGFGFSVQVQKMRSTSVAFKSYFVRRMLLLFVIGCIHAYILWFGDIIRDYAICGLLLLLVYHWPLKRILWTAIIFAGPLTAIVFILNEALVVYKH is encoded by the coding sequence ATGACGCCATCTGTTACTTTAGAAAATAGCTCCCGCCTCCAGCTCATTGATGCCTTACGGGGATTTGCTTTGCTCGGTATTATTCTGGCAAATATTCCGTATCCTAACGAGATAAGCAGCATTTATAGAGAAAGCCGCCTGATGGTTGGCTCTGCCCAAACAGATCAGTTTCTCCGGACAGCGGTCAGCTTTTTTATCGACAAAAAATTTATAACCATATTCTCCATTCTTTTCGGATTCGGGTTTTCAGTACAGGTACAAAAGATGCGTTCAACTTCTGTAGCTTTTAAGTCCTATTTCGTTCGCAGGATGCTGCTCTTGTTTGTTATTGGCTGTATCCATGCCTATATTTTATGGTTTGGCGATATTATCCGGGATTACGCTATCTGTGGCTTACTCTTGTTACTGGTATATCACTGGCCGCTCAAGCGGATTTTATGGACAGCTATTATTTTTGCAGGTCCGCTTACGGCGATTGTTTTTATTTTAAATGAAGCGCTAGTAGTCTATAAACATTAA
- a CDS encoding 7-carboxy-7-deazaguanine synthase QueE: MEAFYTIQGEGYYQGKAAYFIRLGGCDVGCHWCDVKESWNMEAHPKVNIQDIVAQAKTYPGRMAVITGGEPLMHNLDALCNLLHEHGFQTNIETSGAYPLSGSWDWICFSPKKFKAPHSGIYAQAHELKVIIYNKSDFAWAETFAASMNPDCKLFLQPEWSRSSEMLPIIIEYVKANPRWEVSLQIHKYMNIP, from the coding sequence ATGGAAGCTTTCTACACCATTCAGGGAGAAGGTTATTATCAGGGAAAAGCGGCTTATTTTATCCGTCTGGGAGGCTGCGATGTAGGCTGCCACTGGTGCGATGTAAAGGAATCCTGGAATATGGAAGCGCATCCCAAAGTGAATATTCAGGATATTGTAGCACAGGCTAAAACTTATCCCGGACGAATGGCTGTAATTACCGGCGGCGAGCCTTTAATGCATAACCTGGATGCACTCTGTAACCTGCTGCATGAACATGGATTTCAGACCAATATAGAAACCTCCGGTGCTTATCCCTTGTCAGGCAGCTGGGACTGGATCTGTTTTTCGCCCAAAAAGTTTAAAGCCCCTCACTCTGGCATTTATGCGCAGGCACATGAACTGAAAGTGATTATTTATAACAAGAGCGATTTTGCCTGGGCCGAAACCTTTGCTGCCAGCATGAATCCGGATTGCAAACTGTTTTTGCAGCCGGAATGGAGTCGTTCTTCTGAGATGCTGCCTATTATTATTGAGTATGTGAAAGCTAATCCGCGCTGGGAAGTTTCTCTCCAGATACATAAGTACATGAACATTCCTTAA
- a CDS encoding GEVED domain-containing protein, producing MKTKIFTLYFTLICISVLAQGSQVNGPEEYAYYSNGKKVSLKPIPGEIFVTFAKKVDAAKGSTYATQMQNQVSKPTKEDIFSPSNAVRYKVDPRQASSQTSLAQVEKQFKSNPDVVTAYPAFMVGNDKVYVGKKLMFSIKSGADSIQVHAFLKNNQSALTEVIDLGDKKIYVAEVNKGGSVFKVANGLFESGMVEYAEPDFTFTAHHDLTPNDGFYGTQWFLHQISDADIDAPEAWDISTGSASVVVAVIDGNGFDLAHPDLAAKLFNSYDAVNDDNFPWPENASANHGTPCAGLIGAATNNTTGVASVGFNVRVLPICMGFNASGGSFSTNSTIIARAAARVVATPGVVAVSNSYSFGSSSFAASVEASYISMRTNSRGGLGAVILASTANDGLNNPTVYPASYSNVVGVGASTSTDTRASFSNYGNLVDVVAPGVNTYTVDRSGADGYSAGPYTYFSGTSAACPVAAGVIGLMASVNTGANWATLMSYLLQSTDKVGGYVYTAGYSYGSWNNEMGYGRVNAFKALQKVLGPPTITAFAPVGGPSGTAVTIYGNKFLGTTSVTFNLVSASFTVVSAYQITAYVPAGATSGPIRVTNFAGTATSANFTITPYCVGSYTTGCTSGDYINNFSINTLVNNSSGCNGQPGGYINYSPTGNYTTTLKKGSTYTVSMQSGPSLAQGFGVWIDYNDDKDFADAGEFVYSSPTAGTGIYTGSVTIPSSVSTGLRKMRVRAKYASTFTADQACTTFTWGETEDYTVAIGYCVPALIVACTSGDYINNFSFNTLVNNGSGCNGQLSNYINYAPAGTKTTSVIKGQSYPISMQSGAIGQGFGVWIDYNNDQDFEDANEFVYSSPSTGTGVYSSSVTIPASVSTGQRRLRVRAKWNATFISGQMCEANTWGETEDYTITINAPVVAASQWNKRFGGSGIDNFSVVIKTSDGGYLLGGHSTSGISGDKSQASQGAVDYWIVKTDASGNKQWDKRFGGSAGDYLNTMIRTSDGGYLLGGNSLSGVSGDKSQASQGGQDFWIVKINSVGAKLWDKRFGGSGSDDLRTMHQLPSGEYVLIGYSTSGISGDKTQASQGSNDYWVVKINAAGAKLWDKRFGGSGDDWVESSVLNADGTIMLGGRSASGLSGDKSQASQGGRDFWVVKINAAGAKLWDKRFGGSAYDEQYAMATTSDGGYLLGGLSFSGVSGDKTQGSQGGSDFWIVKINSVGAKLWDKRFGGSLAEDMRSMVRTTDGGFLLGGKSDSPISGDKTQASQGGQDYWSVKINSAGTKQWDKRFGGSATEELRTVLQTSDGGYLLGGRSDSGISGDRTQSSQGSTDYWLVKLSSSGGARLASEQELAATEEDSTEALFNLSANPNPFTEKLTVGFKLPQTEQVRLKVYNSQGLEVTTLFEGEAEKDRAYEFEWRAAGQTPGMYIIRLGSESKVETKKVILTR from the coding sequence ATGAAAACCAAAATTTTTACCCTCTACTTTACCCTCATTTGCATTTCTGTTCTGGCACAGGGCAGTCAGGTGAACGGGCCTGAAGAATATGCGTATTACTCCAATGGGAAAAAGGTATCTCTGAAACCCATTCCAGGTGAGATCTTTGTTACGTTTGCCAAGAAAGTAGATGCTGCCAAAGGGAGTACTTATGCTACCCAGATGCAAAACCAGGTAAGCAAACCTACCAAAGAAGATATATTTAGCCCTTCTAATGCTGTTCGTTATAAAGTAGATCCTCGGCAGGCCAGCAGCCAGACTAGCCTTGCACAGGTTGAAAAGCAGTTTAAAAGCAATCCGGATGTAGTTACCGCTTATCCGGCTTTTATGGTCGGCAACGACAAAGTATATGTAGGTAAAAAACTGATGTTCAGCATTAAATCCGGTGCCGACAGCATACAGGTACATGCATTTCTGAAGAATAATCAGTCTGCTTTAACAGAAGTAATTGACCTGGGAGACAAAAAGATTTATGTAGCTGAAGTAAACAAAGGCGGCAGTGTATTCAAAGTAGCCAACGGCCTGTTTGAAAGCGGGATGGTAGAATATGCAGAACCTGATTTTACCTTTACTGCCCACCACGACTTGACACCCAATGATGGTTTTTATGGAACTCAATGGTTTTTACACCAAATCTCTGATGCCGACATTGATGCACCTGAAGCATGGGATATTTCTACAGGTTCTGCCTCAGTGGTTGTAGCAGTAATTGATGGCAATGGTTTTGACCTGGCTCATCCCGATCTGGCAGCTAAACTATTTAATTCCTATGACGCTGTAAATGATGACAACTTTCCCTGGCCCGAAAATGCATCTGCTAACCATGGTACACCTTGTGCCGGTTTGATAGGAGCAGCCACAAACAATACCACAGGAGTAGCCAGTGTTGGGTTTAATGTAAGGGTTCTTCCTATTTGTATGGGCTTCAATGCTTCTGGAGGCAGTTTTAGCACTAATTCTACTATTATTGCCAGAGCTGCAGCCAGAGTAGTAGCTACTCCAGGTGTGGTAGCCGTTAGCAATAGTTATTCATTTGGCTCATCCAGTTTTGCGGCATCCGTAGAAGCTAGTTATATCTCCATGCGTACCAACAGCCGGGGTGGCTTAGGTGCGGTAATTTTAGCTTCCACTGCTAATGATGGATTAAATAACCCTACTGTATATCCGGCAAGTTATAGCAATGTAGTAGGTGTAGGTGCTTCAACAAGCACTGATACGAGAGCCAGTTTCTCAAATTATGGTAACCTGGTTGATGTAGTAGCACCTGGTGTGAATACCTATACAGTAGACCGCAGTGGTGCCGATGGATATTCTGCCGGACCTTACACTTATTTCAGTGGTACTTCTGCTGCTTGTCCGGTAGCTGCAGGTGTTATAGGTTTAATGGCCTCTGTTAATACCGGTGCTAACTGGGCTACTTTAATGTCCTATCTGCTACAATCTACAGATAAAGTAGGCGGATATGTTTATACGGCTGGTTATTCGTATGGCAGCTGGAACAATGAAATGGGCTATGGGCGGGTAAATGCTTTTAAAGCTTTACAAAAGGTACTAGGCCCTCCAACTATCACTGCCTTTGCCCCGGTAGGTGGTCCTTCAGGTACAGCGGTTACCATTTACGGAAATAAATTCTTAGGTACCACTTCTGTTACATTTAATCTGGTAAGTGCTTCTTTCACAGTCGTGAGTGCCTATCAAATTACAGCATATGTTCCGGCAGGTGCTACTTCTGGTCCGATCCGGGTAACTAACTTTGCCGGTACAGCCACTAGTGCAAACTTCACCATCACACCTTATTGCGTAGGCTCTTATACCACCGGATGTACTTCTGGAGACTACATCAATAACTTTAGTATCAATACTTTAGTGAACAATAGTTCAGGATGTAATGGGCAGCCCGGCGGATATATCAATTATTCCCCAACAGGAAATTACACTACTACTTTGAAAAAAGGATCGACCTATACCGTCAGTATGCAGTCTGGTCCTAGTTTGGCACAAGGCTTTGGCGTATGGATAGACTATAATGATGACAAAGATTTTGCGGATGCCGGTGAATTTGTATATAGCTCTCCAACAGCTGGTACAGGAATTTATACTGGTTCTGTAACTATTCCTTCCAGTGTATCTACCGGTTTACGGAAAATGCGTGTCAGAGCTAAATATGCCTCTACATTCACAGCAGACCAGGCTTGTACGACCTTTACCTGGGGCGAAACTGAAGATTATACAGTGGCTATCGGTTATTGTGTGCCTGCCCTTATTGTAGCTTGCACTTCCGGAGACTACATCAATAACTTTAGTTTTAATACCTTAGTAAACAATGGATCAGGTTGCAATGGACAGTTGAGCAATTATATTAATTATGCTCCTGCCGGCACCAAAACCACTTCTGTTATCAAAGGCCAGAGCTATCCTATCAGTATGCAATCAGGAGCGATCGGTCAAGGCTTTGGAGTTTGGATTGATTATAACAATGATCAGGACTTTGAGGATGCCAATGAGTTTGTATATTCTTCTCCTTCAACAGGCACAGGTGTATACAGCAGTTCAGTTACCATTCCGGCAAGTGTTTCTACAGGCCAGAGAAGATTGAGAGTACGGGCAAAATGGAATGCTACCTTTATAAGTGGCCAGATGTGCGAAGCCAATACCTGGGGCGAAACTGAAGACTATACCATAACAATTAATGCTCCGGTCGTAGCTGCTTCTCAGTGGAACAAACGCTTTGGTGGCAGTGGTATAGATAATTTTAGTGTGGTGATTAAAACTTCAGATGGCGGTTATCTGCTGGGCGGGCACTCTACCTCAGGCATTTCCGGAGACAAATCACAAGCCTCTCAGGGTGCGGTAGACTATTGGATTGTAAAAACCGATGCCTCCGGCAACAAACAGTGGGACAAACGCTTTGGCGGTTCAGCCGGAGATTACCTGAATACCATGATCCGTACTTCTGATGGCGGATACCTGTTAGGTGGTAACTCTCTGTCTGGTGTAAGTGGCGACAAATCACAGGCTTCCCAAGGCGGACAAGATTTCTGGATCGTAAAAATCAACTCTGTAGGTGCTAAACTCTGGGATAAACGTTTCGGTGGCAGTGGCAGTGATGACCTGCGTACGATGCATCAATTACCATCCGGAGAATATGTCTTAATTGGCTATTCTACCTCAGGTATCTCAGGCGATAAAACTCAGGCTTCTCAGGGAAGTAATGATTATTGGGTAGTAAAAATCAATGCTGCCGGTGCTAAACTCTGGGATAAACGTTTCGGTGGTTCTGGTGATGATTGGGTGGAGTCATCTGTACTCAATGCTGATGGTACCATCATGTTAGGCGGCAGATCTGCTTCCGGCCTTTCAGGCGACAAGTCACAGGCTTCCCAAGGAGGCAGAGATTTCTGGGTAGTAAAAATCAATGCTGCCGGTGCTAAACTCTGGGATAAACGTTTCGGTGGTTCTGCGTATGATGAGCAATATGCTATGGCAACTACTTCAGATGGTGGATATTTGCTGGGTGGACTTTCTTTCTCAGGTGTAAGTGGTGATAAAACACAAGGCTCACAAGGGGGTAGTGATTTCTGGATCGTAAAAATCAACTCTGTAGGTGCCAAGTTATGGGATAAACGTTTTGGTGGCAGTTTAGCTGAAGATATGCGGTCAATGGTACGTACTACAGATGGAGGATTCCTGTTAGGCGGCAAATCTGATTCACCGATCTCCGGAGATAAAACTCAGGCTTCCCAAGGCGGACAGGATTACTGGAGTGTCAAGATCAACTCTGCCGGTACCAAGCAGTGGGACAAACGTTTCGGCGGTTCAGCGACTGAAGAGTTACGGACGGTATTACAGACTTCAGATGGAGGTTACTTGTTAGGTGGACGGTCTGACTCAGGCATCTCCGGCGACAGAACTCAATCTTCTCAAGGCAGTACCGATTACTGGTTAGTGAAACTTTCTTCCAGTGGTGGCGCCAGACTCGCATCTGAGCAGGAGCTAGCGGCAACCGAAGAAGACAGCACAGAAGCATTATTCAACCTGAGTGCTAATCCAAATCCGTTCACAGAAAAATTAACTGTAGGCTTCAAATTGCCACAAACCGAACAGGTGCGCTTGAAAGTATACAACAGCCAGGGCTTGGAGGTAACTACCTTATTCGAAGGCGAAGCCGAAAAAGACAGAGCCTATGAATTCGAGTGGAGAGCTGCTGGTCAAACACCAGGTATGTACATCATCCGTCTGGGCAGTGAAAGCAAAGTTGAAACCAAAAAAGTTATTCTCACCAGATAA